From the Fusarium oxysporum Fo47 chromosome X, complete sequence genome, the window GAGACTTCGACGGGCGTTCTTCTTTGCGTGCAATACGTCAGACAGCTCGCTGATCTTGCTGTTCAGTGGGTCCACGTTGGCCTCTGCCATCTGGATCTTGGTTCTGAGGTCGTTGAGACGCTTCTCCTTGTTGCGTAGATTAAGCTCAgcctctctcttctctttctgtGCAGGGGTATTTTTTTCGATGTTTTGGACTATCTCTGCAGTGAGGATGCCAGGGTTGTCGCTGCTCATACGGCGTAATTCCTCGACAACCTGGGCATCTGCTTCGCAGCGGGCTCTTGCGTGTTGGACCACTTGTGAAGCCTTGGTGGCTTCTTTTGTGGCTTGCTCGAGAGCCTCGGCGCTGGAACGCACGGTTTTGAGATAACCTACACGGCGTCGGGACGAGTTGCTGATATTGGCTTCGGTGCGGCTAATGTCCTCTTCCAGTTTCGCGATCTCGCGCTTGAGATGTTCGGCGTAGGCAAGTTGAACTTCATTCAGCGACTGATTCTGTACGGTTCAGTTAGGCTGGTCATGTGGGTATAGCTTCATAATATGAACTTACAGGTGTATCGAGAAGGCGTTTTTCCCCTGCACCTGGGGCATTCCGCTGTGGAATCGAGTGTCGGGATGCCTCAACGTTGCCGCTACCGTTGCGTAGATTACCAGGTCCCTATCCCGGCTCATTAGATCCTGCTGCAAGGGCATGGAGTGTCTGGTTGCTACCGTGATGTAGTCTCCCATAAGTTTAGATAGCTCCTGGGTGTTCTCAGgtgagaagttgaaaaagacCATAAGCCTTTTTTTGGCTGGAGGCTCGGCTGGCTCGAGTTCAACCTCTTCCAGAATTTCCTCGTttcctccatcttctgcGCCGTCATCTTCAGGACCGTCGACATTGTGGAGTTGGAAATAGCGACGTTCGTTGTAATCTATGGGTCGCTTGCGAGCGGTTCGAATTGCTAGCCTTATTAGCCTAATGTTATTCTGATTGAATAAACTTACGGGCAATTCTGGTATCTGTGTGGAGAGCTCGGGCTTGAGCTTTGTTGCGGGTCACGTTCTGAGGTTCATTGAGGATGGAACCGTCAGAATCGGAATCGGAATCGGAGTCATGTGGTTGAGCACTAGGGAGTTCACGCTTATCTGCCAGCCACTTGGTTGCTTTCGCGATAAGCTTCATGCTCAGCTGATATCTGTATTGCGGCATCGTGTGATCCGCAGAGTGATCATGCAAGAAGTCGATGAGTTGCCCGAGCGTTACCCCGTCAGTCTTAGGAAGGTCAACGCTCAGAAGTCTCGTGAAACCCGAGACTAGTTTCTGGCCCCATCTCCTTGGGCCAAATGAGATGACCTCCCAGGGCCATTTTCCGAGTTCCTCGTAAAAGACAGTGAAGAGCTCATTTGTGCGTTTAGCGTGTTCATTCTGGGGCGCCGGTACAGGTGGTACTTCATAACACATTGTGACGAGCCAAAGGTTGGGGTTATGACACGACGGGAAGAAGATTCTTTAATTTGGCGGAAGTCTTGAggatgaaaagaagaaacggAAACGGCGTGTGAGCTCCGGGACGCGTCGAGGCCGCGAGGCTGCACCTTCGGAAGTGAGATGCAAGAGGCAGGGCAGTGGCTAGAGGACCCTGGTAGCTCAAGTACCTAAGGCAGCCTTAACTTAGGATGAATGGTCTAAGGATTGTATTAACTTAGGAAATATTagataaattaaataaaaataacttaattaatgtaattttataaactttatataagttttgTAAATTTAGTAAATCtcttaaaatatttatataaatttacCTAGGATATAATAAGTTAGTTATCACCTTAGTGACAAGTTACAACTGACGGAAAACAGATGTCCCCACAGACAGCCTGATTTGCTCCTGCCCAGTTGTGCTACACCACTTCATTCGTTCACAGTAATCGTCTAGATGCATATTATTCCTCAGTCTTAAACGAGTTTTCCCCTGATTTTAAGATGCTCTGGTATATTGATACTAACTCATTTTGCTACGTTCTGTGTAGTGATTATTATCTCTCCTCAGCCACAATTCTCAACCGCAAATAAAACTTATCTCACATTATGCTGATACCCGTCTCAGGCCAATCAAACGCCTCAATGTGAAACACTGCGCAATTCATGGAAGCTTGTGCCAAGCATGCCGATCCAATGAGATGTTGACCCAGTAACCCTTCTGCTTTTCTTGACGCAACGACATTGGCAGCAGGTGTGTTGTTTGTGCTTTGTAACTACCCACTGTTTCTGATCAACAGCAATGTGCTAGTCTTGTGGGCAGCAAGAATTATAAACAGATACAGAAGGTCCCTACCCTCTCCACAGGCATTATTTCTTGCATCTGGTCACTGATGTCGTTTGTAAGATAGTACGGTTCGACCTGCCAAAAGCCCTGACACCCAAATCACGACGCGACGAGAAACATGAATAATCTCAGGCATTTGGCTCATCAGCCTACTAAATTCATCATAAATTGTTCCAAGATAGTCAAAGCATCCTCATCACTTACCTTGGTTTAGGATTCAAGGCCTAAGCTTGTGAGCTCTCAGAGCCTGACACATAGCGCGAATTGACCTTCATGAGCTCTTATTGGCGGACGTCGCAGTGAGTTAAGTCCCTGGAGCCGCAAAGTATCCGAGACGCTAGAGGATCCAACGTCCTCGGCCGCTTTAACAACTATGCCATGGCGACAAACTCTGAAACCGCTGACAGCTGGAGTCAAACAATAACCCTGACGCTCATATCGACATCGCAAGTCACTTACGATGATCTGGAGCTCGACATGTCGTGCACGGTCCAGATGCCTTGCGCAATAGCCTCAGTAGACGACGATGTGTCGCCGATTCATAGTTCATACGAGATAGGTGAGCAGTGCAGTGAACTCTCTGTCAACGGTGAAACTGAAATTTAACTTGCTCAGATCTAGTACTTTCATTGGCACCGAGTACGCCGATCAAGCTCTATCGTGTAACCCTTCGCGCTCTACAGGAAGAAGTGCCAACTGAGGGTCCAGATCCTTGGGCGGGCGCGATCATCGATAGAGGGAGCGGTAGAGGCTCCAGTCCAATGAGCGAGGGCGAAGATTTGATTGACAGCGTTACAAGTTCTTTTACGATATGGTCTGGGTCGGTATCGTGTGCCTCTGGCCGAACAACTCTATCGAACAGTTCCTGGTCACAGGCCCAGGCGACGATACATGGCAACGCAACCTCAGTGACTTCGGGCGCTAACGTCAAGGTCTCTTGTTTCGGTGCTATTAAGGGTAAGTTCACAAGAAACCATATGAAGCTCTCTCAATGTTGACGCACCTGCGATACCCTAGGTAGAGATAACAGCTACATGCTCCCTCACACCCAAGCCCTCAATATGTCGCCTATCAAGATCGAAAACCGAAGCAACGGCGAAATCCTCGATGTTCGTTTTGAGATCGAAAATACCGAGGATGAAACAGAGGCTTTCGATCCGCGCATTACGGCCGTACTACAGACTGACAACGATACCAGCGACCCGATACCCGCTCGTCAATTCAACTTCGAATTAGTTATATGGACAATGCCAGAAAGATTCATCTCACTAGACGGTACCGAGCCCGTTAAGATAGTAAGAACGTTCAAAGTCTTACGTCCTCCTCAGGCCGGTACTCCATTGTGAGAACTGCCACAACACGGAGCCGTTGCCAACGGGAACCACATCTCATCATTCTTTACCATTCACTGGTCACATCATCGGGTTTCTTATACTCTGTAACTACAGTCTTCATTCTTGGGTCTCAAAAATACCTAATATGCGCCCTACATGCCCCGTTCTCAATCGCATTGCTCTCTAGACCACCGCCAGGCTTGTCAGGAATCAACTTGGTAGTATCACTATCAAGGCCTTGACTCTTTTGACCCATCGTCTCATCTTCCAATCCAGCTCAAACATCTAGCCCAAAGAAAGGTCTGAAAGTCAACATTCTCGTGCAGCGAGTATGGGCATCTTGAAACATCATCCGGCAGCTGGCGCAAACAAAATTGGATAAACTTTTGGTTGGTGTCTAATTCCCGAAGTACCTGCAATAGCTTTGTGGCTTGTCTCGTTCCACCATTACCTTCGTGACCTACTGCTTCTTGGTGGTTCAATATTTGCCATTCGATGAGAACATATCCATTGCCATGCGCTGCAAAAGACAAATCTACATCCATGCCGAAACTGAATATCCCCTGCTGCAAGAAGAATGTCCAAAACTCCCTCCATCTCCatttccatctccatctcaagTCGAAGTCAAGTAAGTCTTGCCGGTAAGGCAATAGATTAGTGACAATTAGAAGTGGCAATTTCAATTGTGGTCAGCATGTTTTCACTATATCTGATTTCTATGACAGCGGCTTTTACATGCCATTCAAGACGAAAGTAGGCTCTGCTTTAGCATCGGATTAACTCTTGCGATGCGAAGACCTTCATTCCAAAGCTGTAAGATTTCGGTTCCTCTGTCCTTGGCGAGGACCCCCACCGGAGCTTCCATTGGGCATAGCTGACTGGGAGTCTCCCAAGATTCACGAGCGAAACCTGAGCAGACATCACATGCAGCTGTCAGAACGAATGCTCACTTAGGCTGTTAACTTGGTGTATTGCGAGCTGCGGAGAGAAGCCTTTCATGCATTCAAAAGGAATATCGATACCCCCAGGTTTAGCTGAGATCCAGACAGTCACCCGTTCGCTGAAGTTGACAAAATCCATCCCGCAGCTGGCTTCAGGAAAACTTACTCCTTGCAAGCAGTTCTGTTAGTCAATGGTTAACAATTACATCATGTCACTAAGATGTATCAAATTAAGATGTTAAAAACTCCCAATTAACTTGAGCACTTAAAAGGCAATTTATATATACGCTTTCACTATGACATTTGCAGAAGACGTTAGAAACGCTCATACGAGGACGCTCGAGCTTGAGCAGTTTTCGCAGAACTTTTGTCAGGTATTCTGTCCAACAGTAGCGCTTCAGTCAGGGCACTTCTTGCAAGCATCACAGGGTTCACAGGTGTCTGTGGTATGTTGACCCACAGTCAATCAACCTTAGAGTGAGGGTCACTGACCTGGCTAGTAGTTGTCGCAAGAGCAGGCTTCTTGACCTGAGGAGTAGTGAAACTATGGGGCACTTATCGCAAGACCCACCGTATCCATCGGCTCAACGGACAAACTATTTCTCCATAGCGAACAGCTCCACTTCATTTCCATTCACCGACAGCATCCACAATCAACTGTTCATTCACGCTCGCTCCATCACGCACGCATGTTCAACCCAGCAGCGTCGCAATGTTTTCTTCTCCCATCATTCAACTCTCTCCAACTACGCCCTGCCAACTCGCCGCGTCCAAGGAGAGGCGGTAAATCGCACTACAGACCGTCATAAAATTCCGACTTGTACCCTTCAAACGAGTGCGTTTCGCGCCTCCTTTGCTGGAACAACCGGGGTCTGTAGAAGGGATCTCTGGTCTCGCAGCGCGCTGGAGATTAGAGATTGCCTGTGCAGCGAAGCTCACCCTCTTCTGGTCGCGCGCGTTTTGGCACGGCTTGGTGCGGAGCTTACGCAGGCAAGTTCCATCACGTTGTAAAACTGACTGGTTGCAGGAATGTCGACTTCACCATGCCTTGACGTCCATTTTACTGCCCGCGCTATCATCGAGTGGCAGTCTGATCATGAGGTAAGGCTCCGCGTCAGCTCTCAGCCCTATTGAATTTCCAATAACACATTTGGCAGTCAGATCGCACGACTCGTATTCTGGCCAAACCCGATCCCAAAGTCAGCTCTATTACGATGACAGCTCGATTCGATTCAAAAGGTTCTCTCTTCGACATACACATTCCCCTCAAGCTCAAAGGCCTTGACAACACATCCGATGTAACACTTCGAGCCTGTGCTTCCTCCGTTATCTCTCTCGATGTCGTTAAAAATCCGACCGTCTCTAGTGAGGTGGAGCAAGAGTTCAAGTCCCCGGCTCTTGGCCTGCGTTTCCAACTGAACCGCCATCTTGACATCCTTGTCCCTACTCCTGCTCTCGAGCCAATATGCCCAGCAGGTCGAGCACGGTCAGGTGTTGTGCTCGATGCCATTCGCGAGTTTTCTCGAGCAACTGCTTTCACCGTCTACATCGAGGCGCGCAATGCATCTCCTAAACTCGAGTCAGTCAGCGATGCAGTCAGCCAGGGTTTTCTCAAGACATCTTCCAGCAGCCGCTTTCAACTGGCTAGCATGTATGCCGGTCTTGGAGCAAAGATTGTCCAGCTTGGTGCAGATGAAACGCTTGCACCACCGTCATACGAAGAAACCGAACCCCCGCCGCCGCCGCCCCCGATCGACCACAAACCTGACAGAAAGCGTCCGCGACAAGATACTGAGACCGAACGTGCTGAAGAAATTGCCCTGATTTGGGCTGAGCTCCAGATGCTCAAGCAAGCAAAAGCCACAGACTGGCAGCGCATTGCATTCTTGGAGAAGGAAAACCAGGAACTACGGGAAACCGTAGCCAAGCTCCAAGAACAATACAAAGCCTTCGACAAGTCGCAACAAGATATACACCATAGCTTTGGGGCCCTCGAGACAGCGGTTGAGAAGAATACACAAGAATTCGAGGAGAGCGTTGGTAATGAACTGGCAGAGCTGCGTGAGGATATAAGTCAATTAGATCATCAACTTTCTTTTAttcaagaaggacaagttAGCGATGAGTCTGTTGCCAAGATAAAAGACGCTGTACTGCTCGATATCACCTCGCGATTGTCAGGGGATTGAGCCCAGTCGCCAAGAACCTATGTGACAGGTTACCACGAGACCATCTTGAAGGACTCCCTCGTGGCATGGATTAAGAAACCAATATGCTCCAGGCTTGGCTTTGTCATTGGACCCGAGCGCTACTACTAGCCATTCCCGTGTGGCTTTGCGGACTCTACAGAAGAATTGTCTCTTGCAGGCATCGACTGTATCAGTCATGTCCCAGGGCAACGATCCAAACGACAGCTTCATGACGGGCTTACGCATAAGTAGTATGTCCCCCGTGGACAACTCAACCATCAGAAGTTGGTCTGGGTCCCCATCAAGCGTCTCGGACAAGAAAGCTCTGGCCAGTGGATTGTGGCCGCACACTCAGCCTGGGACGGCTGACAACACAACCTCCGTCACGGCagcaagctcatcatcactTGGTGCTAATGTCGGATTCTCCAGGGCTGAACCCGCCGGTGGTGAGTCAAAACACGTCCCATCTGCCTCCTTTCCCAGACTGACCTTTCACAGGAGCATAAGCTACACCCCAAGACGACCGACGTAGTACctgtcaaggtcaacaacCGAAGCAATGATCAGGCCTTGGGTGTGCAATTCCAGATAAATAATAGCAATGATGCATTAAACACGTTCGAACCGTACATAACTGGTGTTTGACAGACTGGTGACGACCAACAGGGACAGCGCAGTACGGACACCAATGTCTCAAATGCTCCGAAGCTCACTTTCGAGCTTGTTCTTAGCGCAATTCCAAACAGTGTCATTGATGTCTCGTATGGGCACGGCTCAGGCGGCCAAGATGGTCAGGACGTTTCAACACCCTGTACCGCCTCTTCCAGTTTCTGCTACTCAATCCCATCACGAAGTCGGCTGCGGTATCGAAGTCACACTCGTAGGATTTAGGACGTTACGTACATGACCCATGATTACGGAACTGCTACGTCATTTATCTCCAGGTCATGATGCATGTTTAGTCTGGGGCTCCAGATGGGTCCTGATGTAATGGAGCCTCATTTTATGGAGATGCAGGAAATCATCGACGATCCGATGGGTATTTTCTAAACAGGATTTAATTGCGGGGATAATCTCCAATTGATCAGCGGGCATGGAGGTATTAACTCGAGTGTAGACATGGTTAACACGTGGATGAATAGACCACAACACCGGAGGGATTTaacttgaagatgaagatgatcatGAAAGTTCATTAAAATATATAGTTATCAAGGAAATCCGTGACGCCTTGTCCAATCCCAGCCCAATCCTGCATCTATGCGCCATGCTTTTAGTGTAACACAACCAATGCCGGGAATCTCTATATGCTACATGCTATCTCTAAAAATGAAATGCTCATCTAGTCGTCGCGCGACTTGCTGTAAGAGCCGGTACCACCGAGACCGTTCAGGTCGACATCAAGACCACCGACGCGGGTGGGGCGGGGTGAGTGCTCAATGCTGCGTACGggcatcttctcctcctggGAGGCCTGCACGGGCGCATCGGTCTGCTGCTCAAGACCCATAGAGGCGAGGAACTTGATAGCATCAgccttctcctgctccttgCGGGCAGCACTCCATTGGAGTTCAGTGGAGGCGATGTCGAGGACGCGGGGAAGagcctcaagagccttgtgGGAGTCGAGGAATGAGAGACGGGTGCGGCGGGCGATGATGTCGGGGATGGTGCAGGCGGCTTCGGAGCGAATGCCGTGAGAGACCTCAGCCTCGATGAAGGGAAGAGAGGAGACAAGACGGGTGTTGAGGGAGGgagagatggagagaagagTCCAGGCGCGATCACCGTAGTTGTGGGCGAGATGATCAGCAATGTCAGCGTCGATATTGTAGACCTCCATCAATTGAGAGGCGAGAGATGTGGAGTATCCGTGGGCGCCGATGAGAGGAACGTTGCGCGTGCAGCAAACGCCGCGGGTGGTGAAGCCGGAAGCGCCGGCGCCGCTGATGTCGGGAAGAGCCACGGCTTGGGGCTTGAGgtcgaagagcttgatggcctcgttGACGGTGTCCTCGGCCATTTCACGGTAGGTGGTCCACTTGCCACCAGCGCAGGTCAGGAGACCGGAGGGGGAGGCGGTGATGAGATGGCTTCGGACGAGGGACTCGGTGTTCTTGGCGTTGGGGTTCTTGACGAGAGGTCGGATGCCTGTAAATTGTTAGAAGTGTTCGGGTCAGGTCAATTGAGATGATGCGACTTACCAGACCAGGCAGCGAGAACATCCTTG encodes:
- a CDS encoding uncharacterized protein (expressed protein), encoding MATNSETADSWSQTITLTLISTSQVTYDDLELDMSCTVQMPCAIASVDDDVSPIHSSYEIDLVLSLAPSTPIKLYRVTLRALQEEVPTEGPDPWAGAIIDRGSGRGSSPMSEGEDLIDSVTSSFTIWSGSVSCASGRTTLSNSSWSQAQATIHGNATSVTSGANVKVSCFGAIKGRDNSYMLPHTQALNMSPIKIENRSNGEILDVRFEIENTEDETEAFDPRITAVLQTDNDTSDPIPARQFNFELVIWTMPERFISLDGTEPVKIVRTFKVLRPPQAGTPL
- a CDS encoding uncharacterized protein (expressed protein); its protein translation is MTFAEDVRNAHTRTLELEQFSQNFCQVFCPTVALQSGHFLQASQGSQVSVVC